The Phacochoerus africanus isolate WHEZ1 chromosome X, ROS_Pafr_v1, whole genome shotgun sequence genome has a segment encoding these proteins:
- the TMSB15B gene encoding thymosin beta-15B, whose product MSDKPDLSEVEKFDRSKLKKTNTKEKNTLPSKETIQQEKECVQTS is encoded by the exons ATGAGTGACAAGCCAGACTTGTCTGAAGTGGAGAAGTTTGACAGGTCAAAACTGAAGAAGActaatactaaagaaaaaaacactcttCCCTCAAAGGAAA CTATCCAGCAGGAGAAAGAGTGTGTTCAGACATCGTAA